A genomic window from Engraulis encrasicolus isolate BLACKSEA-1 chromosome 14, IST_EnEncr_1.0, whole genome shotgun sequence includes:
- the fkbp5 gene encoding peptidyl-prolyl cis-trans isomerase FKBP5 isoform X2: MNAQKSEFTDGKSITSLFAKEGTDITPNKDKGVCKVVRRHGEEGDRPMIGDRVFVHYTGKLLSGKKFDSSIDRKEMFSFNLGKGQVIKAWDIGVMSMRKGEICTLLCKPEYAYGSTGNPPKIPPNSSLIFEVELMDFCGEELTDDGGIVRRIKVKGEGYTNPNDGATVHVHLQGTCGGRVFESRDVRFTVGESEDVGVPLGVDRAMEKMQRGECCQLYLKPKYAFGAEGKYKYDIGPNADVIYEVTLKDFVKAKESWEMDLNEKLEQSPLVKQKGTQYFKMGRYHQAMIQYQRIVSWLEMECGVTEGQQQAIRNLLLVAHLNLSLCHLRLREYSHVLENCNKVIDMDGDNEKALYRRGEAHRHRNEFSLALRDFRHVLQVNPSNRAAHSQITLCQRKMREHHEQDKRIYANMFQRFAEHDAKVAKLKRRRDSSTSSDFSSKRKHRRSQDCS; the protein is encoded by the exons ATGAACGCGCAGAAGAGCGAGTTCACCGATGGGAAGTCCATAACATCACTCTTTGCCAAAGAGGGCACTGACATCACTCCCAATAAAGACAAAGGTGTTTGCAAG GTGGTGAGGAGGCATGGGGAGGAGGGGGATCGGCCCATGATTGGTGACAGGGTGTTTGTTCACTACACGGGGAAGCTGCTCAGCGGCAAGAAGTTTGACTCCAGCATTGATCGCAAGGAGATGTTCAGCTTCAACCTGGGAAAAG GTCAGGTTATCAAGGCCTGGGACATAGGCGTGATGTCCATGAGGAAAGGGGAGATCTGCACTCTGCTTTGTAAGCCTGAGTATGCCTACGGCTCCACTGGAAACCCCCCAAAGATACCTCCCAACAGCTCACTGATCTTCGAG GTGGAGCTGATGGATTTCTGTGGAGAGGAGTTGACAGACGATGGTGGCATTGTGAGGCGAATAAAGGTCAAAGGCGAAGGATACACCAATCCCAATGATGGCGCAACGGTCCACG TCCACTTACAGGGCACCTGTGGAGGCCGGGTGTTCGAGTCCCGTGATGTCCGCTTCACTGTGGGGGAGTCGGAGGATGTTGGCGTGCCTCTGGGCGTGGATagggccatggagaagatgcaGAGGGGAGAGTGCTGCCAGCTCTATCTCAAGCCCAA ATACGCTTTTGGAGCAGAGGGGAAATATAAATATGACATTGGACCAAATGCTGATGTGATATATGAAGTGACACTCAAAGACTTTGTAAAG GCCAAAGAATCATGGGAAATGGACTTGAATGAGAAACTTGAACAATCACCATTGGTCAAACAGAAAGGGACTCAGTATTTCAAG ATGGGCCGCTACCACCAGGCGATGATCCAGTACCAGCGCATCGTCTCCTGGCTGGAGATGGAGTGTGGGGTCACCGAGGGTCAGCAACAGGCCATCCGGAACCTGCTGCTCGTGGCACACCTCAACCTGTCACTCTGTCACCTCCGCTTACGAGAGTACTCACACGTGTTGGAAAACTGCAACAAG GTGATTGACATGGACGGAGACAACGAGAAGGCCCTCTATCGGCGAGGCGAGGCCCATCGGCATCGGAACGAGTTCAGCCTCGCCCTGAGGGACTTCCGGCACGTTCTCCAGGTGAACCCCTCCAACCGCGCCGCCCACTCCCAGATCACCCTCTGCCAGCGGAAGATGCGGGAACACCACGAGCAGGACAAGAGGATCTATGCCAACATGTTCCAGAGGTTTGCAGAACACGATGCTAAG gtggcCAAGCTGAAGAGGAGGCGAGACAGCAGCACGTCGAGTGACTTCAGCAGTAAACGCAAACACCGCAGAAGCCAGGACTGCTCCTGA
- the fkbp5 gene encoding peptidyl-prolyl cis-trans isomerase FKBP5 isoform X1, whose protein sequence is MRGRSERASLGSGSIEMNAQKSEFTDGKSITSLFAKEGTDITPNKDKGVCKVVRRHGEEGDRPMIGDRVFVHYTGKLLSGKKFDSSIDRKEMFSFNLGKGQVIKAWDIGVMSMRKGEICTLLCKPEYAYGSTGNPPKIPPNSSLIFEVELMDFCGEELTDDGGIVRRIKVKGEGYTNPNDGATVHVHLQGTCGGRVFESRDVRFTVGESEDVGVPLGVDRAMEKMQRGECCQLYLKPKYAFGAEGKYKYDIGPNADVIYEVTLKDFVKAKESWEMDLNEKLEQSPLVKQKGTQYFKMGRYHQAMIQYQRIVSWLEMECGVTEGQQQAIRNLLLVAHLNLSLCHLRLREYSHVLENCNKVIDMDGDNEKALYRRGEAHRHRNEFSLALRDFRHVLQVNPSNRAAHSQITLCQRKMREHHEQDKRIYANMFQRFAEHDAKVAKLKRRRDSSTSSDFSSKRKHRRSQDCS, encoded by the exons ATGAGAGGGAGAAGCGAGAGAGCCAGCTT GGGTAGTGGGTCCATAGAGATGAACGCGCAGAAGAGCGAGTTCACCGATGGGAAGTCCATAACATCACTCTTTGCCAAAGAGGGCACTGACATCACTCCCAATAAAGACAAAGGTGTTTGCAAG GTGGTGAGGAGGCATGGGGAGGAGGGGGATCGGCCCATGATTGGTGACAGGGTGTTTGTTCACTACACGGGGAAGCTGCTCAGCGGCAAGAAGTTTGACTCCAGCATTGATCGCAAGGAGATGTTCAGCTTCAACCTGGGAAAAG GTCAGGTTATCAAGGCCTGGGACATAGGCGTGATGTCCATGAGGAAAGGGGAGATCTGCACTCTGCTTTGTAAGCCTGAGTATGCCTACGGCTCCACTGGAAACCCCCCAAAGATACCTCCCAACAGCTCACTGATCTTCGAG GTGGAGCTGATGGATTTCTGTGGAGAGGAGTTGACAGACGATGGTGGCATTGTGAGGCGAATAAAGGTCAAAGGCGAAGGATACACCAATCCCAATGATGGCGCAACGGTCCACG TCCACTTACAGGGCACCTGTGGAGGCCGGGTGTTCGAGTCCCGTGATGTCCGCTTCACTGTGGGGGAGTCGGAGGATGTTGGCGTGCCTCTGGGCGTGGATagggccatggagaagatgcaGAGGGGAGAGTGCTGCCAGCTCTATCTCAAGCCCAA ATACGCTTTTGGAGCAGAGGGGAAATATAAATATGACATTGGACCAAATGCTGATGTGATATATGAAGTGACACTCAAAGACTTTGTAAAG GCCAAAGAATCATGGGAAATGGACTTGAATGAGAAACTTGAACAATCACCATTGGTCAAACAGAAAGGGACTCAGTATTTCAAG ATGGGCCGCTACCACCAGGCGATGATCCAGTACCAGCGCATCGTCTCCTGGCTGGAGATGGAGTGTGGGGTCACCGAGGGTCAGCAACAGGCCATCCGGAACCTGCTGCTCGTGGCACACCTCAACCTGTCACTCTGTCACCTCCGCTTACGAGAGTACTCACACGTGTTGGAAAACTGCAACAAG GTGATTGACATGGACGGAGACAACGAGAAGGCCCTCTATCGGCGAGGCGAGGCCCATCGGCATCGGAACGAGTTCAGCCTCGCCCTGAGGGACTTCCGGCACGTTCTCCAGGTGAACCCCTCCAACCGCGCCGCCCACTCCCAGATCACCCTCTGCCAGCGGAAGATGCGGGAACACCACGAGCAGGACAAGAGGATCTATGCCAACATGTTCCAGAGGTTTGCAGAACACGATGCTAAG gtggcCAAGCTGAAGAGGAGGCGAGACAGCAGCACGTCGAGTGACTTCAGCAGTAAACGCAAACACCGCAGAAGCCAGGACTGCTCCTGA